The DNA region TTTGGCCgagcttttagaaggaaaagaaaaatatttttggttagAAGCATAAGTAGTTTTGATAAGCAGAAGTAGTAGTTTCTTTTTAAAGTACTTTTTGAAAAACATTTTTGAGAAAGAAACACTTTTTAAAATCATGGCTAAACACTAATTATTGCTCAAGAGGCTAGACTATGCTACGCTGTCTTATCCTGTcattctgcaagaggctgttttcacagctcaaactcgtgacctcctgttcaaaagtgtttttcaaattaattagtcaaatacaaaCTGGTTCtcatcaaaaatactttttttttaaaaaaacacttATCAAAATAAGTCAATTTCAGATTACAATCTAACTATTAGTAACTTAAACATTTCTAAGGCtaagttttgagaaaataagatTACAAATTGAATCAGTTTTGTTCCTGCAAGATGTACATTTGGGTAGTTGGGCGATAAATGTTCTTCTCTGATCTTTGGAATCCCATATTAAGAATGTGAAAAACGTGCCTTGGGAGTTAGGACTGTAGTAGGTCGCAGTTTTGACTGAATGAAGGGTGAAAGTGCATTTTATAGAAGTTTGGGGGAGGAAACTGACAACTCAAGGTCCATTTGATCAATTGGTCATTTTTTATTTGGACCAAGAACGGAGAACCTTTACCAAATCTAGAGATTTGAATTGAAACTTATCCAAATCAAAAGTTATAGTATGATTTTTATTCTcttaattaaaagaaataaatgcaaaTAGAGAAGACCATTTCACTAGGCAAAAAGAAACTTTGAATAGGGATGGTCAAACACTCTATTCTAATTCAAGATGGCATTAGAGTTCTTGCCCAAATAAGAAGTGCTTACctagaaaagaaaatatgtttgaCTTAAAGTTTGTGGAAAATGTGGatttcattttcaaaacttaGTCCTTATTTTATGCAAATCAACATATTATGGTGattgtttttattttctaatcttgccttcaaagaaaaaaaaattatgctCTTCGTCTAACTAGGTGAATTTTAGTTGATTatcctgaaaaatatttttatatttgtccaaaaaacaaaaaaacaaaatattaACCTTTAAGCTTTGAAGCATTTCTTTCTATGGCCTATGGTACTTATGTATATTGATCGTAGAGATAATTTTATTATCAGATCatctaaaagaaaattaaagttAACAATCtataattcatggaatataagtAAACTAGAACACATGCAAATAATCTTTTACAATAGGTTAATTTTACTAATTTATCTTTAGTTTGCACAAGAAAGTCCAAAATCTTAGTGGTTTTCCTAGGGGGCAAAAGAACAAGGACAAGATGCTCCATGGATTATGGAGAAGATGTATCTTTTAATCAAACAATGAGACTCTAATTACAAAATGTTAGAATATCCATAGAATAATCCATTCAATGTCCATGAGTAAAGTAGACTTCCCAAATGTTGCTAtcctagaaaaaaaaaaaacaagattaCCTTAGTTCATTAACAATCAAAAAGCATAATCATGgaaaactatatatattaaaaagcGTTTGAATGAATTACGATAGATAAATTTAAAGTTTAAAGCTTTTTTAATCATTAGGTATTTCGCTGACACAACTAGTTTATATTCCGCCAGTAAGCCTATTTAGAATAAGGAATTTACTTTCTATCAAAATATTCTTCATTTTCGGAACTCAAACTTAAAATCTCTAATTTTCAAAATTAGAAGAGTTTTAAAGATAGACAATTAAAATTGAGTATATGCCGAGAATTGAAACGAAAGCAAGATACATGCCTTGTTTCCTGCACCTAAGTACTAAGTACTAAGTAATATTTAATATTTGAGCTATCTTTATATATGGATTCTTTTCACATGGCCccattaaaaaagagaaaaaagacatAGAGTTTGTTGTTATATAACTAAAATTAATTGCCCCCACTTCATAATCAAATATGCTTCTATGCTCAACTTCACTGATTTTGTGTCAATGGTTACGCAAATCTATTTGACTGTGTAGCAATAACTTTAAATTGAtgactgtttttttttttttttaatttcttatctGGTATTTAATTGGTATTTGTTTTGTAGCTTGATTAATCCAAATTCGTGTCGGGAAATTGAAAGGCAAAACGCTTCTTACCAAAGTCGATTTCCTTTCAAAGCTCGAACCTGAAATTTCTGATTAAAAAATTGGTGATTACAACTTACAATAATTAGTTTGAGCTATACGTTTGTACGCTAATATTCAGACTTTCTGAGTTGAAGATTGTTAAGAATTAAAGGGAGTTAGAAGAACACAGTATTTTGCcaaacaaagaagaaaataaaatatttctaaaaaatatatTACTCCCTTCGTTCACTTTGAACTTTTCACACCCTTAAGAAACAATaagtgaaatatatattttataattttacctATAATAATATTATCATTTCCAAAAGTCTTGGAAAATGATTTGAGGAATGAGTAGTTAATGATAAGgataaaatatgaagaaaaaaaaagattgtctTTCTCTTGATTTAGTGTAGCGTACAAGTaaaattgaaaatatatttttggtatAGTGGACTAGTAAAAGTAAACGGATGGAGTACTTGTACAACAAAAGAACATCAAAATCTTTATTAGTGCCCTGGTCAAATTATTcctttcttgttcttcttccaTTTAACTACGTAGAATCATCTAAATTTCCTTTTCAATGAGAAATCCTAACAGCATAAAATAGCCCCATGTAAACGTTATATAATTCCTTATATCTTATTCGGTTAAATCGCACAAATGACATAGTTAGCCACACTTATTTTTGCTAGTCACTTTCCTATAGAATTTTATTATGAAAACCAAAGGAGGATATCATTTCATACAGAAAATAAGCAAAGAGAACAAAAAGGGGAAATTTTTAATGCCCAAATTCAAGGGATTGGTGGCTTTCTTGCAACCTTTGAAAGTGCTTTAGCTTTAACTTTGAGCAAAGTGGATTTTGGAGAATAAGAATAAATACATGCAAGTTTGATGTTGATTACAACGTGAGAGTTGAAATTTCTCATCTTATTTCCAACTACGTAGAAAAATATTGGTGCAATTTCACTTATATTGATTTGCTTTTAAAGTTTTAGTAAAGGCCAAGGCCAGAGGAAATGCATAGTATATATGCTtcttatcttcctcttctttttcctttttgacaTATGAACTGGATTATTTCTTTATTTGTATTAGAGATAAGATGCTTTTAGTAATATGTATTAAGTAGCATATTTCTTCAATGTGTACTCTTGATTCTTTAATTGATCAAATATGCagaaatatttttattaacaTGTGCGGTAAAACTCGAATTTAGAACATTTATCTACTCTAAAATCTGTTAGTGAAATGCtagttttatttatttgtatTAAGTATTTGGACCCAAAAAAAACGTAGTATTAAGTATGCAACACTTTCTACCTGCTACCAAAAGAAATTAAGGGGAAAACGATTTTAAATTAAAACAATATTCTTAAGAGgcgttcttttttcttttctttgaccAAAAGAAAATATATCATAGTCAACTGAGAGTGAAAAGGTCATTAAACATTAATAACCACTTGCCATTTTCAATAAATGGAAagggaagagaaagaagaaaaatagtaaaTCCATCAATAATCTATGAATGAGATAGCCAAGGAACGTGATTGAGGGTTAAAATTCATTTACTTTTAATCAAATGTTTCATGTttgaattttaaaagtaaaaaatacaTGGTAGGGACTATTCCATTTTATAATGTTACGTGTCCTAAATACATATTAATCTTGTCAGCGGAATCCAAATATTGAATAATATGTCATAAAAAATTCAAATTAATCGCGTCAATAGAACCAATACAACCATCCCCAAATAGTTATACGTTAAGAAAAAAGTCTGAATTAATTATGCTAGTGAATCCCCAATCTGGAATGGTTATTACATTTAATTAAGTAatatgatctttacacaaatagccggtcgaatttactatttacttttcttaattcatGTGCATAAATTATATACATTAGGGATCGTTTAATAGGATGtattaagaaaattatttttaccTTGTTTGGTAGTGTTTTTCAATAATTAGTTATATATAGCAAACAATGGCATTAGcaatattataatttttaatacatAGATAAACATGTATAAAGATAGGATTGTCCTTTCAAAACCTTTAATATACCAAATCAAacagtaaataaaaaataatctcagCATATCTAATCTCAACATTATTAATTCAAACATTACTAATATACGATAttcaataatattattttataaaccTTAACAAACGGCCCcttataaatatattatacacaaattatacatatattatatgaattaattatttttaatttaaactaGCGAGTGATGctatttacataaaaataatatggatgCTAGTAGTTTATTGGTTCGAGGATTCTGTCACGTCTCCTCCTTCCCACGAATCCTCTCTTCTCCCTCCTCCTCCTTATTCCTTCTTAATTTACCTATAAATTCTGCCCTAAACCCTAACAAATGTAACACACAGGaaaaaaaatcttccttttcCGTCCCCCTCTTCTCTCCTCCACACAAGTTCCAATCTTTATCACCTCATTCATATCTTTtgtccattttctctttttttaaaaagacCCTTTTATTcagatttcttctttctttttcccccaattcatttcacattttctttttGCTCAATTTTTCATCTATATATGCCCTCTAATAGTTTCATTCTTCATCTCACTTCAACCCCTTTAACATTTTGTGTTAAAGATCCattctttttcttattctcttcaattcttgattttttttctatTGGTTTTAGCAATTACCATTTTAATAATAATGGCTATTGCTTACCCTCAATTTTTCAAACCCAAAAAGGTGGAACCTTCATTAATGGTTTCAGTTTCTTCTGTCAATTTATCACAAGATGAGCTTAAAAAAGTTGCAGCATATAAAGCGGTTGAATTTGTTGAGTCAGGTATGGTTGTTGGTTTAGGCACAGGTTCAACAGCAAAACATGCTGTAGACAAAATAGCTGAATTATTACACACTGGAAAATTAAAAAACATTATAGGAATACCAACTTCCAAGATTACACATGAACAAGCTGTTTCACTTGGTATACCATTATCAGATCTGAATAAACATCCAATTGTTGATTTATCAATTGATGGTGCTGATGAAGTTGACCAAGAAATGAATTTGGTCAAAGGTAGAGGAGGGTCATTACTTAGAGAAAAAATGGTTGAAGCTGCTTCAAAGAAATTTATTGTTATAGTTGATGAGTCAAAATTGGTGAATTATTTAGGTGGTAGTGGACTTGCTATGCCTGTTGAGATTGTTCCCTTTTGTTGGGAATTTACACTTAAAAGGCTTGAGATGTTGTTTATTGAAGCTGGTTGTGTTGGGAAATTGAGAACTGTTGGAGAAGATGGTGAAGCTTATGTTACTGATAATGGTAATTATATTATTGATTTGTATTTCAAGAAAGATATGGGAGATTTGAAAGCTGCTAGTGATGCTATTTTGAGACTTGCTGGTGTTGTTGAGCATGGTATGTTTATTGATATGGCTACAACTGTTATTGTGGCTGGAAAACTTGGTGTTTCTGTTACTAATAAGGAGTAATAAATAGGATTAAGGTTGGAATTTAGATCAGTTTGTTATCTTTTTAGGAATCATATTTTTTTACTAATATTATTCAGCTGAGGTATTAGGTTGTTATCTTGCTGAAATATTTATGTGGCAAGTGAAAAAAATGTGGTGCTTTTTGTGCCAACTAATATATTGAATGGTTTGGGGTATTTTTGCCTCAAAGTTGCTATCTTTGAAATGGCTCATTGATGAACAAATTTTTATGCTATTTCTTGATATATCATTTTTGGCATGGTTTAGCATTTCTTACTATCTGTGACTGCTTTGAGGTTCTTGATTATATCATTTTTGCATGGTTTAGCATTTTTGAGTATCTGTGAGCTGATTTGAGATTCATCTAAGTTCTGTTGTCACCTGATTGTATTATGTATATGCTCAATACCATTATATTTGAATCTGAAGGGAGCCTTGGAACAACGGTCAAGTTGTCTTCGCGTGACTTATAGGTttcgggttcgagccgtggaatcagccATAGGCCGCCTACATTACATCCTTTGTGATGCGGCCCTTCTCCGAACCCTGTGTGAACACGGGATGCTTTGTGAACTGGGCTGTCCTTTTTTTTAACTATTATATATTTGAATCTTCTGGTTCATGGTAATATGGCTATACTTTTATGATGGTAAATTGTTCCCTGCATATCATGTTGAAAGATCCTAAGCGCTTCTTGAATTATATAGTACTTGTTTAGCCTTAATTCTTTCTTTGAGCCGTCTATCGAAAATAGTATCTCTCTTTTCTCAAGGGAAGGGTCTGCTTACATATTATCCTCCTCATATCTCATTTGTCGGAATATACTGGGTtttttgttgctgttgtacttgttTTGCGTTAATATCAGCATGTCTTGATGCACTATGGATTAGTGCAGTTCTTAAACTTCTAAGTCTTTAAATGTAATTAGTGAATGCTGCTATTAGGTGTCTAACTCCCTGTTAATGTTAACGTCCCCCATAAGAGGGCAGCCCAGTGAACCCTCAGGGGTTGGcctggtggcaattgacttgagccttggggtttgctccctttcaaggtctcaagttcgaaacccactgggtgcaaacaatttctgagggccatcggactgggtaaaacctgaattaatcgtggtgcacttgcgggaaactccttgccgagggcctgtgcacccccgggattagtcggggctcaaagagactcggacacccggtgcaaaaTCAAAAAAGGGCAGCCCAGTGCATTAAGCTCTCGCTATGCGCGGGATCCAGAGAAGAGCCGGACCACAAAGTTTTATTGTGCGCAGTCTTACcgtgcatttctgcaagaggctgttttcacggcCTGAACCCATAACcttcctggtcacatggcaacaactttatcAGTCAAGCCCAAGACTCCCCGTGTGAATGATTTTTTGCATTGTTATGACTGCTAATCTAGGGGAAATGATATAATGATATTGGTAGCCTAGTATAATCTGCTTTTAGCTGAAATGGAAGAAGGTTAAGGACTAGAATTAACAATTATATAGGATGTTAACAGGTGTATATATTATATCTTTGAAAAGAATGAACAATGATGTGCAGCTCCATCTATAGTGTTACAAGTTGTGACACTATAATTTGTTTGTCATTCTGTATGTTGGAAAGTATTCCTTTTTAGAAGCAAGTGGTCCTCTCCTTTCCCACAACTTGTCACTTGTATGATTTTGATTTGATGTTCTGGACTACTGGGGACCTTGTGTATAATGTGGACAGATGGCGTTTCTTGTAAGATTTGGATATTTATGAgaatcttttcattttataatGTTTGTATCGAAAAACTATATTCATCAGGACTCGGATAGATGATCAGAAATCACCTAACGTTAAGGTTTTATTATCTCTGATGCGATTTGATCTTGGTCTCCCTTGATTTCTTCTCACATTATTGATCGTTTAGACTACACCCTCGGGTGGAaggagagatattgatgaatctAGCCAGGATTTGGACCACATTATCTTTTCGGATAGGTGCTTATCTCGCATGTAAATTCATCTTGGTTAGAAATTAGAATATAGACATCACACGCTTCAATTATGGCCTCTGTTTTAGTTCTCTGTTTGATCCATAGACTATATATTACTACCGTTATGTTAAACCTTCAATTTGTTTTGAAAGATAATATGTTCCTCGGGCAAAGGAATGTATGAAAATTCCAAGGTAGACCGCCTCTGTGtttatatatttttgtgcagagatTTTGCAGTTTCTAGCATGTGAAGACCCATATGTAGTTTCAGCTGCTGGAATTTTCAAAGCTCTGGTGTTGTTACAGACTTACAATAGCACAGAGCTAAATTGAAGAAATAAGATCAACGTCTTGTTTCTAACATTACTGCTCTTAGTTTCTATACAGCTAACAATACGTACTTAGAGGCGCATGTCGTGAGTTTGAACCCCGGCTCGATTTGGATGAGTTCCTTGATTAGAATTGTGTGTAGAATTTGATTAACTCATGTTTATGCTCTCTTATAATGATTAATATTCTAAACCGTGTTTGCATTATGGGACATGAAATGAAGCAAATTTTCTTTTATCAAGAGATCATTAACATGTATCTTAAACCTGGTGATTACTTTCATAATCTACTTTGCAGTCAAATTGCAATTGTTAAGGTTTACATTTCACTCTCAAACTAATGTGATCTTAATTGGTAAGAGATGCTGATAGGCAAATTATTATACCATAGAAATTAATCTTCTACTCTAACTGTTAACTATACCCCTAATGGATCGGTTGCTAGTAAATAGTCAGAAGCATACGAAAAAGTTAACTCGAACATCACCATTAAAAAATTTATGTGAACcatttaatatataaaatttacaACATAAGATTAGAAGATCTTAGGTTGATGAATTCTCTTGTACGTTGGTGCAATTTCGTTAGGTATGCATGCATATGCCAAAGTATACGATATACTTTCACATGCCTTGTCAATTTAACACGTTTTGCTTGCTTTGTCGGTAGGTGGGAGTACATATAAGGGATATGAGAATATACTCAAAGAGGATTGATATGGGCAACAAGGCCATATAGAGGTACCTCTAAAGGCTTAGATTTTTTCAACTACCCAAAGTTAATAGGTGAAATATGCTCTAAAACGTTTTACCCTTGGTAAATAAGTAATAAATGTCATAAAAAAGAACAGTTTGGTGCACGAAACATCCTACATTCATACAAGAGATAGGCCGCATCCCAAGAGGTGTAATGTAGGCAACAACCTACCCTAATAAAGTATTAGTGATTAATTTCACGGTTCGAACCCGAGGTAGGTCACATAGAGACAACTTTATTGTTGCTCCAAGACTCCCCTTCAATGAATGTcacaaaaaaattattaaaattaaatgtCGATCCCTTTGTATTTAATTTGTGTGGTCCGAGCCATTTGATTTAACCTATATATACACGACTTTATCTCTCTTTTGgggtgaaaatagaagtttcaattGCTCAAAATGTACAAATATTTCCAACCATAGACTCACAAGGTATGGTTTATACAATTCCTCTAGGATGAGTTTAATAAGCAGCAATCAGATTTCTAATTGAAAGCCACAAGGTATGTTCTTCTGCAAATTTTACAATGATTCTAATAAAGAAATCTCAGAGTACAATGAGATTAACAaaaatacagtcaaacctctctataacatccTCGTTTGTTCcagatatttttggatgttatagcgaattGATGTCGTAGAAAATATATTATAACAAAAGATTTCCTTGCAAGCTGTCAGTTATGACCAACAGACATAAAAT from Nicotiana tabacum cultivar K326 chromosome 24, ASM71507v2, whole genome shotgun sequence includes:
- the LOC107786848 gene encoding putative ribose-5-phosphate isomerase 2, translated to MAIAYPQFFKPKKVEPSLMVSVSSVNLSQDELKKVAAYKAVEFVESGMVVGLGTGSTAKHAVDKIAELLHTGKLKNIIGIPTSKITHEQAVSLGIPLSDLNKHPIVDLSIDGADEVDQEMNLVKGRGGSLLREKMVEAASKKFIVIVDESKLVNYLGGSGLAMPVEIVPFCWEFTLKRLEMLFIEAGCVGKLRTVGEDGEAYVTDNGNYIIDLYFKKDMGDLKAASDAILRLAGVVEHGMFIDMATTVIVAGKLGVSVTNKE